In one Diabrotica virgifera virgifera chromosome 7, PGI_DIABVI_V3a genomic region, the following are encoded:
- the LOC126888447 gene encoding uncharacterized protein LOC126888447 isoform X49, whose protein sequence is MKLKILISSFLLVGISQAALLGRQGILAQTANKLGLGNIISVNADAEANLLGNKVGVDGAVGIGGQGIGAHLSGDADVLGQKVNVHGDVLDGHAIDQHNHEVFRDNRGRQYTLQRQYIGSNSVLVRKYLDNGQIYVDGADQDNVLQHSQSGRVVISGNSGSNGGYMQQGGLLINRVPNINVIATSRDRDATVRIPLTGHLPNGIVELDPGFSGPWGNMKLDPGFAGPWRNMLLNIKRVSPLEWQEWLLEQKQRNRNLDLTLIEQWINQQHLLLKVDTAVIEGWIMQQQKSNPNFLYNWIINHQVPNLLGNMRLPGYIPDMRTWDGKMRLPTEQKVTPQVWQQWVIQQKQTNNVDLSAIENWIQQQQKTLNLNADSLEGWIMQQQQSNPSFLYNWTVKKQVPNLSVDFGKNILDQLKNGADKTVEVVNGVLRLPTSTNTDSVIPVDENGNIVLGGRPRDSSVVLDFGKNVLDQVKNGDDKTVEVINDVLTRPTSRDRDASVVLGGNDRPVLVDRPTFDLPTSRDRDATVVIGGNDRPILDLPTSRDRDATVVIGGNDRPLLDRPTSRDRDATVVLGGNDRPVVLDRPTFDLPTSRDRDATVVVGGNDRPLLDLPTSRDRDATVVIGGNDRPLLDRPTSRDRDATVVLGGNDRPVLDRPTSRDRDATVVLGGNDRPVLDRPTSRDRDATVVLGGNDRPVVLDRPTFDLPTSRDRDATVVIGGNDRPLLDRPTSRDRDATVVLGGNDRPVLDRPTSRDRDATVVLGGNDRPVVLDRPTFDLPTSRDRDATVVVGGNDRPLLDLPTSRDRDATVVLGGNDTPVLDRPTSRDRDATVVLGGNDRPVVLDRPTFDLPTSRDRDATVVIGGNDRPLLDLPTSRDRDATVVLGGNDRPVVLDRPTFDLPTSRDRDATVVISGNDRPLFERPTSRDRDASVVLDLGKNVLNNIKNGADKTVQVVDNVLNHATSRDRDSSVVIELPVSKDRDSSVILNGRTLPTTNIEIDPGFAGPLRNILSIKKVQPVDWQKWLIQQKQKNNIDITVIENWINNQHEVLKLDQSIIEAWIMQQQNSNPSFLYNWMIRKQIPNMLNENGPMVESPLNGKGPMMEPTGKLNVEKATPEVWQRWVIQQKQQNNVDLNVIENWINQQHQVLKQDVGDLEGWIIQQQRMNPSFLYNWIIRKEVPQISSQWFVQSKEVEEPEVSQLYVNGQMVESVEPSVWQQWLIAQKQKYNIDISVIENWINQQHQQMKLDVGYLEGWIMQQQNANANFLVNWIIKRQVPSFSYQWKMVRMVSQPQNSGTFHVWINNRSVEKVSPEVWKQWVSEQQRNGMDMSLVERNINQWHESLKVDLAYLEAWVMQEQQADSKFLYRWTVERKIPAISYKWKMESQRVQPVVTSSSSHTYTWKVQKQTQQ, encoded by the exons aGACAACAGAGGCCGTCAATACACCCTTCAACGTCAGTACATCGGTTCCAACTCCGTCTTGGTCAGAAAATACTTGGACAATGGACAAATTTACGTCGATGGTGCAGACCAAGATAATGTATTGCAACATTCTCAGTCCGGTAGGGTTGTAATTAGCGGAAACAGTGGCTCCAATGGTGGATATATGCAACAAGGAGGACTCCTTATTAATCGAGTACCAAATATAAATGTTATTGCTACATCTAGAGATAGGGACGCAACAGTTCGTATACCACTTACAGGTCATTTACCAAATGGTATTGTAGAACTAGATCCCGGTTTCTCTGGACCATGGGGAAATATGAAACTAGATCCCGGTTTCGCAGGTCCATGGAGAAATATGCTTTTGAATATTAAGAGAGTATCACCTCTAGAGTGGCAAGAATGGCTGCTTGAACAAAAACAAAGGAACAGAAACCTTGATTTAACTCTTATTGAACAATGGATTAATCAACAACATTTATTATTGAAGGTAGACACTGCAGTTATAGAAGGATGGATCATGCAGCAACAAAAATCTAACCCTAACTTCTTGTATAACTGGATCATTAATCACCAGGTTCCTAATCTTTTAGGCAACATGAGGCTGCCAGGTTATATTCCAGACATGAGAACTTGGGACGGAAAAATGAGACTACCAACAGAGCAAAAAGTAACACCACAAGTTTGGCAACAGTGGGTAATTCAGCAAAAGCAAACGAACAACGTTGATTTATCTGCTATCGAAAACTGGATCCAGCAGCAACAAAAGACATTGAATCTGAATGCTGACTCTTTGGAGGGTTGGATTATGCAGCAACAACAGTCAAATCCTAGCTTTTTATACAACTGGACAGTCAAGAAACAGGTTCCTAACCTATCAGTTGACTTTGGTAAAAATATTCTAGATCAGCTTAAGAATGGCGCTGATAAGACAGTTGAAGTTGTTAATGGTGTTTTGAGACTTCCAACATCCACAAATACAGACTCAGTTATTCCAGTTGATGAGAATGGTAACATTGTTCTAGGCGGCCGTCCAAGAGACAGTTCTGTAGTGCTCGATTTTGGTAAAAATGTCTTAGATCAAGTAAAGAATGGTGATGATAAAACCGTCGAAGTTATCAACGATGTTTTAACACGCCCAACATCCAGAGATAGAGACGCATCTGTAGTCCTTGGAGGTAATGACCGACCTGTTCTTGTTGACCGTCCAACATTTGACCTTCCAACATCCAGAGACAGAGATGCAACTGTTGTTATTGGAGGTAATGACAGACCTATTCTTGATCTCCCAACTTCCAGAGACAGAGACGCAACTGTTGTTATTGGAGGTAATGACAGACCACTTCTTGACCGTCCAACATCCAGAGATAGAGATGCAACTGTAGTCCTAGGAG GTAATGACAGACCTGTTGTTCTTGACCGTCCAACATTTGACCTCCCAACGTCAAGAGACAGAGATGCAACCGTAGTTGTCGGAGGTAATGACAGACCTCTTCTTGACCTTCCAACATCCAGAGATAGAGACGCAACCGTTGTCATTGGAGGTAATGATAGACCCCTTCTTGACCGTCCAACATCCAGAGATAGAGACGCAACTGTAGTCCTTGGAGGTAATGACAGACCTGTTCTTGACCGTCCAACATCCAGAGATAGAGATGCAACTGTAGTCCTTGGAGGTAATGACAGAC CTGTTCTTGACCGTCCAACATCCAGAGATAGAGATGCAACTGTAGTCCTTGGAGGTAATGACAGACCTGTTGTTCTTGACCGTCCAACATTTGAC CTTCCAACATCCAGAGATAGAGACGCAACCGTTGTCATTGGAGGTAATGATAGACCCCTTCTTGACCGTCCAACATCCAGAGATAGAGACGCAACTGTAGTCCTTGGAGGTAATGACAGACCTGTTCTTGACCGTCCAACATCCAGAGATAGAGATGCAACTGTAGTCCTTGGAGGTAATGACAGACCTGTTGTTCTTGACCGTCCAACATTTGACCTCCCAACATCCAGAGACAGAGATGCAACCGTAGTTGTCGGAGGCAATGACAGACCTCTTCTTGATCTTCCAACATCCAGAGATAGAGACGCAACTGTAGTCCTTGGAGGTAATGACACACCTGTTCTTGACCGTCCAACATCCAGAGATAGAGATGCAACTGTAGTCCTTGGAGGTAATGACAGACCTGTTGTTCTTGACCGTCCAACATTTGACCTCCCAACATCCAGAGACAGAGATGCAACTGTTGTTATTGGAGGTAATGATAGACCTCTTCTTGATCTTCCAACATCCAGAGATAGAGATGCAACTGTAGTCCTTGGAGGTAATGACAGACCTGTTGTTCTTGACCGTCCAACATTTGACCTACCAACATCCAGAGATAGAGACGCAACTGTTGTAATTAGTGGTAATGACAGACCTCTTTTTGAGCGCCCCACATCCAGAGATAGAGATGCTTCTGTTGTCCTAGATTTAggtaaaaatgttttaaataacattaaaaatggTGCTGACAAAACTGTCCAGGTTGTTGATAACGTTTTAAACCATGCAACCTCCAGAGACAGAGATTCTTCTGTAGTAATTGAACTTCCTGTATCAAAGGATAGAGATTCTTCAGTTATTCTTAACGGTCGCACGCTACCAACCACCAACATTGAAATAGATCCTGGATTCGCTGGCCCATTGAGAAATATATTGAGCATCAAGAAAGTACAGCCGGTAGATTGGCAAAAATGGTTGATTCAACAAAAACAAAAGAACAACATTGATATAACTGTTATTGAAAACTGGATCAATAACCAACATGAAGTATTAAAACTAGACCAAAGTATTATAGAGGCATGGATAATGCAACAACAAAACTCAAATCCAAGCTTTTTGTACAACTGGATGATTAGGAAACAGATACCCAATATGTTAAACGAAAACGGACCAATGGTAGAATCACCTTTGAATGGAAAAGGACCAATGATGGAACCAACTGGGAAATTAAATGTAGAAAAAGCAACTCCAGAAGTTTGGCAACGATGGGTAAtacaacaaaaacaacagaaCAACGTTGATTTAAATGTTATCGAAAACTGGATCAACCAGCAACACCAGGTATTAAAACAAGATGTAGGAGACTTGGAAGGATGGATCATCCAGCAACAAAGGATGAATCCTAGCTTTTTGTACAATTGGATAATCAGGAAAGAGGTTCCTCAAATTTCCTCCCAATGGTTTGTCCAAAGTAAAGAAGTTGAAGAACCTGAAGTTTCACAACTATACGTAAATGGACAAATGGTTGAAAGCGTAGAACCAAGTGTTTGGCAGCAATGGTTAATtgcacaaaaacaaaaatataacatcGATATAAGCGTTATAGAAAACTGGATAAATCAACAACACCAACAAATGAAGTTGGATGTTGGATACTTGGAAGGGTGGATCATGCAACAACAAAACGCCAATGCTAACTTCTTGGTCAACTGGATCATCAAAAGACAAGTTCCCAGTTTTTCATACCAATGGAAAATGGTACGCATGGTTTCACAACCACAAAATAGCGGCACTTTCCACGTTTGGATCAACAATAGAAGCGTAGAGAAAGTTTCCCCTGAGGTTTGGAAACAATGGGTCAGTGAACAACAAAGGAACGGCATGGATATGAGTCTTGTAGAGAGAAACATCAACCAATGGCACGAATCACTGAAGGTAGATCTTGCATATTTGGAAGCATGGGTAATGCAAGAACAACAAGCTGACTCCAAATTTTTGTATAGATGGACAGTCGAGAGAAAAATCCCCGCTATCTCTTACAAGTGGAAGATGGAAAGTCAGAGAGTACAACCTGTAGTCACAAGCAGCTCTTCACATACCTACACCTGGAAAGTACAAAAGCAAACACAACAGTAG
- the LOC126888447 gene encoding uncharacterized protein LOC126888447 isoform X45, protein MKLKILISSFLLVGISQAALLGRQGILAQTANKLGLGNIISVNADAEANLLGNKVGVDGAVGIGGQGIGAHLSGDADVLGQKVNVHGDVLDGHAIDQHNHEVFRDNRGRQYTLQRQYIGSNSVLVRKYLDNGQIYVDGADQDNVLQHSQSGRVVISGNSGSNGGYMQQGGLLINRVPNINVIATSRDRDATVRIPLTGHLPNGIVELDPGFSGPWGNMKLDPGFAGPWRNMLLNIKRVSPLEWQEWLLEQKQRNRNLDLTLIEQWINQQHLLLKVDTAVIEGWIMQQQKSNPNFLYNWIINHQVPNLLGNMRLPGYIPDMRTWDGKMRLPTEQKVTPQVWQQWVIQQKQTNNVDLSAIENWIQQQQKTLNLNADSLEGWIMQQQQSNPSFLYNWTVKKQVPNLSVDFGKNILDQLKNGADKTVEVVNGVLRLPTSTNTDSVIPVDENGNIVLGGRPRDSSVVLDFGKNVLDQVKNGDDKTVEVINDVLTRPTSRDRDASVVLGGNDRPVLVDRPTFDLPTSRDRDATVVIGGNDRPILDLPTSRDRDATVVIGGNDRPLLDRPTSRDRDATVVLGGNERPVVLDRPTFDLPTSRDRDATVVIGGNDRPLLDRPTSRDRDATVVLGGNDRPVVLDRPTFDLPTSRDRDATVVVGGNDRPLLDLPTSRDRDATVVARGNDRPVVLERPTFDLPTSRDRDATVVIGGNDRPLLDLPTSRDRDATVVVGGNDRPVVLERPTFDLPTSRDRDATVVIGGNDRPLLDRPTSRDRDATVVLGGNDRPVVLDRPTFDLPTSRDRDATVVVGGNDRPLLDLPTSRDRDATVVIGGNDRPLLDRPTSRDRDATVVLGGNDRPVLDRPTSRDRDATVVLGGNDRPVVLDRPTFDLPTSRDRDATVVIGGNDRPLLDLPTSRDRDATVVLGGNDRPVVLDRPTFDLPTSRDRDATVVISGNDRPLFERPTSRDRDASVVLDLGKNVLNNIKNGADKTVQVVDNVLNHATSRDRDSSVVIELPVSKDRDSSVILNGRTLPTTNIEIDPGFAGPLRNILSIKKVQPVDWQKWLIQQKQKNNIDITVIENWINNQHEVLKLDQSIIEAWIMQQQNSNPSFLYNWMIRKQIPNMLNENGPMVESPLNGKGPMMEPTGKLNVEKATPEVWQRWVIQQKQQNNVDLNVIENWINQQHQVLKQDVGDLEGWIIQQQRMNPSFLYNWIIRKEVPQISSQWFVQSKEVEEPEVSQLYVNGQMVESVEPSVWQQWLIAQKQKYNIDISVIENWINQQHQQMKLDVGYLEGWIMQQQNANANFLVNWIIKRQVPSFSYQWKMVRMVSQPQNSGTFHVWINNRSVEKVSPEVWKQWVSEQQRNGMDMSLVERNINQWHESLKVDLAYLEAWVMQEQQADSKFLYRWTVERKIPAISYKWKMESQRVQPVVTSSSSHTYTWKVQKQTQQ, encoded by the exons aGACAACAGAGGCCGTCAATACACCCTTCAACGTCAGTACATCGGTTCCAACTCCGTCTTGGTCAGAAAATACTTGGACAATGGACAAATTTACGTCGATGGTGCAGACCAAGATAATGTATTGCAACATTCTCAGTCCGGTAGGGTTGTAATTAGCGGAAACAGTGGCTCCAATGGTGGATATATGCAACAAGGAGGACTCCTTATTAATCGAGTACCAAATATAAATGTTATTGCTACATCTAGAGATAGGGACGCAACAGTTCGTATACCACTTACAGGTCATTTACCAAATGGTATTGTAGAACTAGATCCCGGTTTCTCTGGACCATGGGGAAATATGAAACTAGATCCCGGTTTCGCAGGTCCATGGAGAAATATGCTTTTGAATATTAAGAGAGTATCACCTCTAGAGTGGCAAGAATGGCTGCTTGAACAAAAACAAAGGAACAGAAACCTTGATTTAACTCTTATTGAACAATGGATTAATCAACAACATTTATTATTGAAGGTAGACACTGCAGTTATAGAAGGATGGATCATGCAGCAACAAAAATCTAACCCTAACTTCTTGTATAACTGGATCATTAATCACCAGGTTCCTAATCTTTTAGGCAACATGAGGCTGCCAGGTTATATTCCAGACATGAGAACTTGGGACGGAAAAATGAGACTACCAACAGAGCAAAAAGTAACACCACAAGTTTGGCAACAGTGGGTAATTCAGCAAAAGCAAACGAACAACGTTGATTTATCTGCTATCGAAAACTGGATCCAGCAGCAACAAAAGACATTGAATCTGAATGCTGACTCTTTGGAGGGTTGGATTATGCAGCAACAACAGTCAAATCCTAGCTTTTTATACAACTGGACAGTCAAGAAACAGGTTCCTAACCTATCAGTTGACTTTGGTAAAAATATTCTAGATCAGCTTAAGAATGGCGCTGATAAGACAGTTGAAGTTGTTAATGGTGTTTTGAGACTTCCAACATCCACAAATACAGACTCAGTTATTCCAGTTGATGAGAATGGTAACATTGTTCTAGGCGGCCGTCCAAGAGACAGTTCTGTAGTGCTCGATTTTGGTAAAAATGTCTTAGATCAAGTAAAGAATGGTGATGATAAAACCGTCGAAGTTATCAACGATGTTTTAACACGCCCAACATCCAGAGATAGAGACGCATCTGTAGTCCTTGGAGGTAATGACCGACCTGTTCTTGTTGACCGTCCAACATTTGACCTTCCAACATCCAGAGACAGAGATGCAACTGTTGTTATTGGAGGTAATGACAGACCTATTCTTGATCTCCCAACTTCCAGAGACAGAGACGCAACTGTTGTTATTGGAGGTAATGACAGACCACTTCTTGACCGTCCAACATCCAGAGATAGAGATGCAACTGTAGTCCTAGGAGGTAATGAAAGACCTGTTGTTCTTGACCGTCCAACATTTGACCTCCCAACGTCAAGAGACAGAGATGCAACCGTAGTTATTGGAGGTAATGACAGACCTCTTCTTGACCGTCCAACATCCAGAGATAGAGATGCAACTGTAGTCCTAGGAGGTAATGACAGACCTGTTGTTCTTGACCGTCCAACATTTGACCTCCCAACGTCAAGAGACAGAGATGCAACCGTAGTTGTCGGAGGTAATGACAGACCTCTTCTTGACCTTCCAACATCCAGAGACAGAGATGCAACCGTAGTTGCCAGAGGTAATGACAGACCTGTTGTTCTTGAACGTCCAACATTTGACCTCCCAACGTCAAGAGACAGAGATGCAACCGTAGTTATTGGAGGTAATGACAGAC CTCTTCTTGACCTTCCAACATCCAGAGACAGAGATGCAACCGTAGTTGTTGGAGGTAATGACAGACCTGTTGTTCTTGAACGTCCAACATTTGACCTCCCAACATCCAGAGACAGAGATGCAACTGTAGTTATTGGAGGTAATGACAGACCTCTTCTTGACCGTCCAACATCCAGAGATAGAGATGCAACTGTAGTCCTAGGAGGTAATGACAGACCTGTTGTTCTTGACCGTCCAACATTTGACCTCCCAACGTCAAGAGACAGAGATGCAACCGTAGTTGTCGGAGGTAATGACAGACCTCTTCTTGACCTTCCAACATCCAGAGATAGAGACGCAACCGTTGTCATTGGAGGTAATGATAGACCCCTTCTTGACCGTCCAACATCCAGAGATAGAGACGCAACTGTAGTCCTTGGAGGTAATGACAGACCTGTTCTTGACCGTCCAACATCCAGAGATAGAGATGCAACTGTAGTCCTTGGAG GTAATGACAGACCTGTTGTTCTTGACCGTCCAACATTTGACCTCCCAACATCCAGAGACAGAGATGCAACTGTTGTTATTGGAGGTAATGATAGACCTCTTCTTGATCTTCCAACATCCAGAGATAGAGATGCAACTGTAGTCCTTGGAGGTAATGACAGACCTGTTGTTCTTGACCGTCCAACATTTGACCTACCAACATCCAGAGATAGAGACGCAACTGTTGTAATTAGTGGTAATGACAGACCTCTTTTTGAGCGCCCCACATCCAGAGATAGAGATGCTTCTGTTGTCCTAGATTTAggtaaaaatgttttaaataacattaaaaatggTGCTGACAAAACTGTCCAGGTTGTTGATAACGTTTTAAACCATGCAACCTCCAGAGACAGAGATTCTTCTGTAGTAATTGAACTTCCTGTATCAAAGGATAGAGATTCTTCAGTTATTCTTAACGGTCGCACGCTACCAACCACCAACATTGAAATAGATCCTGGATTCGCTGGCCCATTGAGAAATATATTGAGCATCAAGAAAGTACAGCCGGTAGATTGGCAAAAATGGTTGATTCAACAAAAACAAAAGAACAACATTGATATAACTGTTATTGAAAACTGGATCAATAACCAACATGAAGTATTAAAACTAGACCAAAGTATTATAGAGGCATGGATAATGCAACAACAAAACTCAAATCCAAGCTTTTTGTACAACTGGATGATTAGGAAACAGATACCCAATATGTTAAACGAAAACGGACCAATGGTAGAATCACCTTTGAATGGAAAAGGACCAATGATGGAACCAACTGGGAAATTAAATGTAGAAAAAGCAACTCCAGAAGTTTGGCAACGATGGGTAAtacaacaaaaacaacagaaCAACGTTGATTTAAATGTTATCGAAAACTGGATCAACCAGCAACACCAGGTATTAAAACAAGATGTAGGAGACTTGGAAGGATGGATCATCCAGCAACAAAGGATGAATCCTAGCTTTTTGTACAATTGGATAATCAGGAAAGAGGTTCCTCAAATTTCCTCCCAATGGTTTGTCCAAAGTAAAGAAGTTGAAGAACCTGAAGTTTCACAACTATACGTAAATGGACAAATGGTTGAAAGCGTAGAACCAAGTGTTTGGCAGCAATGGTTAATtgcacaaaaacaaaaatataacatcGATATAAGCGTTATAGAAAACTGGATAAATCAACAACACCAACAAATGAAGTTGGATGTTGGATACTTGGAAGGGTGGATCATGCAACAACAAAACGCCAATGCTAACTTCTTGGTCAACTGGATCATCAAAAGACAAGTTCCCAGTTTTTCATACCAATGGAAAATGGTACGCATGGTTTCACAACCACAAAATAGCGGCACTTTCCACGTTTGGATCAACAATAGAAGCGTAGAGAAAGTTTCCCCTGAGGTTTGGAAACAATGGGTCAGTGAACAACAAAGGAACGGCATGGATATGAGTCTTGTAGAGAGAAACATCAACCAATGGCACGAATCACTGAAGGTAGATCTTGCATATTTGGAAGCATGGGTAATGCAAGAACAACAAGCTGACTCCAAATTTTTGTATAGATGGACAGTCGAGAGAAAAATCCCCGCTATCTCTTACAAGTGGAAGATGGAAAGTCAGAGAGTACAACCTGTAGTCACAAGCAGCTCTTCACATACCTACACCTGGAAAGTACAAAAGCAAACACAACAGTAG